From one Plantibacter flavus genomic stretch:
- a CDS encoding type III polyketide synthase has protein sequence MTVSVRAIGVAVPQTILHQDEIRDVFRDQPGRTRLAQRLIGAAFDASAIDTRHTVIDAFDHEVETTTAAFYDAAQRQVLSPPTGVRNDAYIEHAPPLLLEAARRALDAAPGLSAADVTHVVTASCTGFFAPGPEYLLVRDLGLDPGTERYHLGFQGCFAAFPALRAAEAFCTADPDAVVLVVCIELCSIHLRSSDDPDVILGSSVFADGAAAAVVTGRDTGSSAPVLEFDGWSTALVPDGETEMAWTIGDHGFEMVLSGAVPKLIGEHLEIALRPLLAAADDAPVSSIDRWAIHPGGRSILDRVQRGFGLDDELLAPSRTVLREYGNMSSATVLFILQRLLDGAPADADERVCALAFGPGLTIESALLRLRAGRV, from the coding sequence ATGACCGTCTCCGTGAGGGCGATCGGCGTGGCCGTTCCTCAGACCATCCTTCATCAAGACGAGATCAGGGATGTGTTCCGCGACCAACCCGGGCGGACCCGGCTCGCCCAGCGTCTGATCGGCGCGGCGTTCGACGCGTCCGCGATCGACACCAGGCACACCGTCATCGACGCCTTCGACCACGAGGTCGAGACGACCACGGCCGCCTTCTACGACGCGGCTCAGCGGCAGGTGCTCTCCCCGCCCACCGGCGTGCGGAACGACGCCTACATCGAGCACGCTCCCCCGCTGCTCCTGGAGGCCGCACGGCGGGCGTTGGACGCCGCCCCCGGTCTGTCGGCGGCGGACGTCACCCACGTCGTAACCGCGTCCTGCACCGGGTTCTTCGCGCCCGGCCCGGAATACCTCCTCGTGCGCGACCTCGGGCTGGACCCGGGCACGGAGCGCTACCACCTGGGGTTCCAGGGGTGTTTCGCCGCGTTCCCCGCCCTTCGCGCCGCAGAGGCGTTCTGTACAGCAGACCCCGACGCCGTCGTCCTCGTGGTCTGCATCGAGCTCTGCTCCATCCACCTCCGTTCCTCCGACGACCCCGACGTGATCCTCGGTTCCTCGGTGTTCGCCGACGGTGCTGCGGCCGCCGTCGTGACCGGTCGGGACACCGGATCCTCCGCGCCCGTGCTCGAGTTCGACGGCTGGTCCACCGCGCTCGTGCCGGACGGCGAGACGGAGATGGCCTGGACGATCGGCGATCACGGGTTCGAGATGGTCTTGAGCGGCGCGGTGCCCAAGCTGATCGGCGAGCATCTCGAGATCGCCCTCCGCCCACTCCTCGCCGCAGCCGACGACGCCCCGGTCTCATCGATCGATCGCTGGGCGATCCATCCCGGTGGCCGGAGCATCCTCGACCGGGTCCAGCGCGGATTCGGGCTCGACGACGAACTGCTGGCTCCGTCACGCACGGTGCTCCGCGAGTACGGCAACATGTCGAGCGCCACCGTGCTCTTCATCCTCCAGCGTCTGCTCGACGGCGCGCCGGCTGACGCCGATGAACGGGTGTGCGCGCTCGCCTTCGGTCCGGGACTGACGATCGAGAGCGCACTGCTCCGGCTCCGGGCCGGCCGAGTCTGA
- a CDS encoding YceI family protein: MTDTLTIPGYKVGTWEVDTTHSEVGFSIRHIMVSKVKGKFERFNATFVTPENPLETKVTASAEVASINTNQPDRDGHLRTGDFFDAETYPTIDFVSTGARAKGDDFLVDGDLTIKGVTKPVTFTVEFGGFATDPYGNYKFGATATTKINREDFGLTYNAALETGGVLLGNDVTITIELQAAHQA; this comes from the coding sequence ATGACCGACACCCTGACGATTCCCGGCTACAAGGTTGGCACCTGGGAGGTCGACACCACGCACAGCGAGGTCGGCTTCAGCATCCGCCACATCATGGTCTCGAAGGTCAAGGGCAAGTTCGAGCGCTTCAACGCGACGTTCGTCACGCCGGAGAACCCCCTCGAGACGAAGGTCACCGCGTCCGCCGAGGTCGCATCGATCAACACGAACCAGCCCGACCGCGACGGTCACCTCCGCACCGGTGACTTCTTCGACGCCGAGACCTACCCGACGATCGACTTCGTCTCGACCGGCGCCCGCGCCAAGGGCGACGACTTCCTCGTGGACGGCGACCTCACGATCAAGGGCGTGACCAAGCCCGTCACCTTCACCGTCGAGTTCGGCGGCTTCGCGACCGACCCCTACGGCAACTACAAGTTCGGCGCCACGGCGACCACCAAGATCAACCGCGAGGACTTCGGCCTCACCTACAACGCGGCGCTCGAGACCGGCGGCGTTCTGCTCGGCAACGACGTCACGATCACCATCGAACTGCAGGCCGCGCACCAGGCGTAG
- a CDS encoding UbiA family prenyltransferase → MVRRLFASSHPGPTVAVTVLAVVLGSAVGLPPLRTALLAVVVFVGQLSIGWSNDWLDARRDHRSGRQDKPVARGDLSVSAVRAAALLAGAASIPLSASLGWASAASHLLFLVCGWAYNLGLKSTAWSVVPFIVGFGALPAVVTFAAVPPIVPAAWTLAVGGLFGVAIHFTNALPDLEDDLRTGVRGLPHRLGARTAGRTAFIALGVSGMVAVLGQSGIFVGRPIAPPIVGVLGAVGVLALVVWGLVLVGTRAPDRLLFRLIIGAALLVTVVLAVAGTNLGAAQVG, encoded by the coding sequence ATGGTCCGTCGTCTGTTCGCGTCCTCCCATCCCGGACCGACCGTCGCGGTGACCGTCCTCGCCGTCGTGCTCGGATCGGCCGTCGGCCTGCCACCCCTTCGGACGGCCCTGCTCGCCGTGGTGGTGTTCGTCGGACAACTCTCGATCGGCTGGTCCAACGACTGGCTCGACGCCAGACGCGATCATCGCTCGGGACGACAGGACAAACCGGTCGCACGCGGCGACCTCAGCGTCTCGGCAGTCCGGGCGGCGGCGCTGCTGGCCGGTGCGGCGAGCATTCCGCTCTCGGCATCCCTCGGCTGGGCGTCGGCTGCCTCGCACCTGCTCTTCCTGGTCTGCGGGTGGGCGTACAACCTGGGCCTCAAGTCGACGGCCTGGTCGGTCGTCCCGTTCATCGTGGGGTTCGGCGCACTGCCCGCCGTGGTCACCTTCGCTGCGGTCCCGCCGATCGTGCCGGCCGCGTGGACGCTCGCGGTCGGTGGACTGTTCGGTGTGGCGATCCACTTCACGAACGCCCTACCCGATCTCGAGGACGACCTGCGGACCGGGGTCCGCGGTCTGCCGCACCGGCTCGGCGCGCGGACCGCCGGTCGGACGGCCTTCATCGCCCTCGGCGTCTCAGGTATGGTCGCCGTCCTCGGACAGAGCGGGATCTTCGTCGGCAGGCCCATCGCCCCGCCGATCGTCGGGGTGCTGGGCGCGGTCGGCGTCCTCGCGCTCGTCGTGTGGGGGCTCGTGCTCGTCGGAACCCGAGCGCCGGACCGTCTGCTGTTCCGACTGATCATCGGGGCCGCCCTGCTCGTCACCGTGGTGCTGGCAGTGGCCGGGACGAATCTCGGCGCGGCCCAGGTTGGTTGA
- a CDS encoding FUSC family protein, which translates to MSVVPVLRTRSRLPLLQVLKTALAAIASWIVAITIIPGQLPVFAAIAAILVVQPSVNQSFGKALERSLGVITGVILATAIGIVFGHSAWIVLLAIVISILLGWVLRLGPGSANQIPISAMLVLSIGAATPDYAVARIVETVLGAGIGLLVNVVLVAPVLLAPAKAAVTALALACADTLDHLATSLTRANSDAELVALLQEARALKPLRDRAIAAVKEGDDSLLLNPRRSRHRDELDRQRLLLRRLEPVVTRTLGMARSVHDHDDPTLHEEPTVADIAVELTRAAHDLRLLVNDRATSDEPPTETAEIPALTAPLVIARPHPQHWILIGSLMEDLRRVRDEIVGEPT; encoded by the coding sequence ATGTCCGTCGTCCCCGTCCTGCGCACCAGATCGCGCCTGCCCCTGCTCCAGGTGCTGAAGACGGCGCTGGCCGCCATCGCGTCCTGGATCGTCGCGATCACGATCATCCCGGGCCAGCTCCCGGTCTTCGCCGCCATCGCGGCCATCCTCGTGGTGCAGCCGAGCGTCAACCAGTCGTTCGGGAAGGCGCTCGAGCGCAGCCTCGGGGTCATCACCGGCGTCATCCTCGCGACGGCCATCGGGATCGTCTTCGGACACTCCGCCTGGATCGTGCTCCTGGCCATCGTCATCTCCATCCTGCTCGGATGGGTCCTCCGCCTCGGGCCCGGATCCGCGAACCAGATCCCGATCAGTGCGATGCTCGTGCTGTCGATCGGCGCTGCGACCCCGGACTACGCGGTCGCGCGGATCGTCGAGACCGTGCTCGGTGCGGGCATCGGGCTGCTCGTCAACGTCGTCCTCGTCGCACCGGTCCTCCTCGCTCCCGCGAAGGCGGCGGTGACCGCCCTCGCGCTCGCGTGCGCCGACACCCTGGACCATCTCGCCACCTCACTCACGCGCGCGAACTCGGACGCGGAGCTGGTGGCGCTGCTCCAGGAGGCCCGCGCGCTGAAGCCCCTGCGAGACCGGGCGATCGCCGCGGTGAAGGAAGGCGATGACAGCCTGCTGCTCAACCCTCGTCGATCGAGGCACCGCGACGAGCTCGACCGTCAGCGCCTGCTGCTGCGTCGACTGGAGCCGGTGGTCACGAGGACCCTCGGCATGGCGCGATCGGTGCACGACCACGACGACCCGACCCTGCACGAGGAGCCGACGGTGGCGGACATCGCCGTCGAGCTGACGCGAGCGGCCCACGATCTCAGGCTGCTCGTGAACGATCGTGCCACGTCCGACGAGCCACCGACCGAGACCGCGGAGATCCCGGCGCTGACCGCTCCCCTCGTGATCGCCCGCCCGCACCCCCAGCACTGGATCCTGATCGGATCGCTCATGGAGGACCTCCGCCGCGTACGCGACGAGATCGTCGGCGAACCGACCTGA
- a CDS encoding FAD-dependent oxidoreductase, with translation MTEVLVIGGGPVGLVSAILLAQAGVDVTVWERRSDSPSGTRAIGIHPPSLDLFEELGVLDEIRRDAVRIDQGEAWNAGRRLGAVVFRDRPVPHPYVAALEQWRTERVLRARLEAVAPGSLRTGTSCTRLTPAEDGVLVSGNDADGTVSTRATVVVVAAGGRAAVDGMQAPGPVHRYRDRYLMGDVADRSGAGSIARVHLHHRGVVESFPLPHGMRRYVVHTGYSDGQDAARPEPTASDLASLVADRTGDDVDPATNTMLSAFGVLRRRRKRVVDDRVVYLGDAAHEISPIGGQGMNLGWSDARVFAPLIARMTAGHRSTQHDVAAAVSRQQRAIRRASWQAELNMRLGRPLPGPLVGVRDLALRTALNGPAMPILADAYTMRWLR, from the coding sequence ATGACCGAGGTGCTCGTCATCGGAGGCGGACCGGTCGGCCTCGTGTCCGCGATCCTCCTCGCTCAGGCCGGCGTCGACGTGACCGTCTGGGAACGACGGTCGGACTCCCCCTCCGGCACCCGGGCTATCGGGATCCACCCACCGTCACTCGACCTGTTCGAGGAGCTCGGCGTCCTCGACGAGATCCGCCGCGACGCGGTCCGGATCGACCAGGGCGAAGCCTGGAACGCCGGACGACGCCTCGGGGCGGTCGTGTTCCGTGATCGGCCCGTACCGCACCCCTACGTCGCCGCGCTCGAGCAATGGCGGACCGAACGGGTCCTCCGTGCTCGACTTGAGGCCGTCGCACCGGGATCGCTTCGGACGGGGACGAGCTGCACGCGGTTGACTCCGGCCGAGGACGGTGTCCTCGTGTCCGGGAACGACGCCGATGGAACGGTGAGCACCCGCGCAACCGTCGTGGTCGTCGCAGCAGGCGGACGCGCCGCCGTCGACGGGATGCAGGCTCCGGGCCCGGTGCACCGGTATCGGGACCGGTACCTCATGGGGGACGTCGCGGATCGGAGTGGGGCAGGTTCCATCGCCAGGGTGCACCTGCACCACCGCGGCGTGGTCGAGTCCTTCCCGCTCCCCCATGGCATGCGACGATACGTCGTACACACCGGGTACTCGGACGGTCAGGACGCGGCCCGCCCGGAACCCACCGCGTCCGACCTCGCGTCCCTCGTCGCCGACCGCACCGGCGACGACGTCGACCCGGCGACGAACACCATGCTCAGCGCGTTCGGCGTGCTCCGTCGACGACGGAAGCGCGTCGTCGACGATCGGGTCGTCTATCTGGGCGACGCCGCCCACGAGATCAGCCCGATCGGCGGCCAGGGCATGAACCTGGGCTGGTCCGACGCACGGGTCTTCGCGCCACTGATCGCCCGCATGACCGCCGGGCATCGCTCGACACAGCACGACGTGGCCGCGGCCGTCTCCCGCCAACAGCGCGCGATCCGTCGGGCCTCCTGGCAGGCGGAACTCAACATGCGCTTGGGACGTCCACTGCCGGGCCCGCTCGTCGGCGTGCGGGACCTCGCGCTGCGAACCGCGCTCAACGGTCCCGCGATGCCGATCCTCGCCGACGCCTACACGATGCGCTGGCTGCGCTGA
- the rsfS gene encoding ribosome silencing factor yields the protein MTLSDTTLDAVQLAATAAESKGGEDLVALDVSGPLPFVDAFLLVTGRSERNVVAIAGEVEDRLNASGVKTLRREGKSEGRWILLDFGEVVVHVFHEEERMYYSLERLWKDCPVIPLVSSAPQPAN from the coding sequence ATGACCCTGTCCGACACCACACTGGACGCCGTCCAGCTCGCAGCGACCGCAGCCGAGTCCAAGGGCGGCGAGGATCTCGTCGCGCTCGACGTCTCCGGTCCGTTGCCGTTCGTCGACGCCTTCCTCCTCGTCACCGGCCGGAGCGAGCGCAACGTCGTCGCCATCGCCGGCGAGGTCGAGGACCGCTTGAACGCGAGCGGCGTGAAGACGCTGCGGCGCGAAGGCAAGTCCGAGGGGCGGTGGATCCTGCTCGACTTCGGCGAGGTCGTCGTCCACGTCTTCCACGAGGAGGAGCGGATGTACTACTCGCTGGAGCGTCTGTGGAAGGACTGCCCGGTGATTCCGCTGGTCTCGTCCGCACCGCAGCCCGCGAACTGA
- a CDS encoding lytic transglycosylase domain-containing protein, which produces MRKPLTALSPRSRGVSRAAALGAALVIAVSVASPAAAVTPTSFRTADYPSWDDVQAAKANESTAQAEADRIVSLLDGLRDESARLGDEAVRQGAAAGEAKAAFEAQAAVADTISAQATAAVSAAASSKRQAGAVIAQMTRTGGVDPTLSLVLSGAADDDLLSKLSAISKLSETSAQDLASATAASNTATALAEQATAAETERQRLSEAADASYETAQSASDAADAAVAEQQANRDRLYQQLAVLKNTTAAVEQAYAQSQEAIAAEEQRRNEATGGEGSTSAPPPDLAADPAGAKAYAQSAIGAYGWGSGEFQCLLQLWTRESSWRVNAYNESSGAYGIPQSLPGSKMASSGDDWRTNAATQINWGLSYIDSRYGSPCGAWAHSEATNWY; this is translated from the coding sequence ATGCGCAAGCCGCTGACAGCCCTCTCGCCCCGCTCGAGGGGCGTCTCGCGAGCCGCAGCCCTCGGAGCCGCGCTCGTCATCGCGGTGTCGGTCGCGAGCCCGGCGGCCGCCGTGACCCCCACCTCGTTCCGGACCGCCGACTACCCGAGCTGGGACGACGTCCAGGCGGCCAAAGCGAACGAATCGACCGCTCAGGCCGAAGCCGACCGGATCGTCTCCCTCCTCGACGGTCTGCGCGACGAATCCGCCCGGCTCGGCGACGAAGCCGTCCGCCAGGGTGCGGCGGCAGGTGAAGCGAAGGCGGCGTTCGAGGCGCAAGCCGCCGTCGCCGACACCATCAGTGCGCAGGCGACGGCAGCGGTGTCGGCAGCGGCATCGAGCAAGCGTCAGGCCGGCGCGGTCATCGCCCAGATGACCCGCACCGGAGGCGTCGATCCGACGCTCTCCCTCGTCCTCTCCGGTGCGGCCGACGACGACCTCCTCTCCAAACTCAGTGCGATCAGCAAGCTGAGCGAGACCTCGGCGCAAGACCTCGCGTCCGCGACCGCCGCGAGCAACACGGCGACCGCGCTCGCTGAGCAGGCGACGGCGGCGGAGACCGAACGTCAGCGACTCTCGGAGGCGGCTGATGCCAGCTACGAGACGGCGCAGTCCGCGAGCGACGCCGCAGATGCGGCGGTCGCCGAGCAGCAGGCCAATCGCGACCGGTTATACCAGCAGCTCGCCGTCCTCAAGAACACCACGGCGGCGGTCGAACAGGCCTACGCGCAGAGCCAGGAGGCGATCGCGGCGGAAGAGCAGCGACGCAACGAGGCGACCGGTGGCGAGGGTTCCACAAGCGCTCCGCCGCCGGACCTGGCAGCCGACCCGGCCGGCGCGAAGGCGTACGCGCAGTCCGCGATCGGCGCCTACGGCTGGGGTAGCGGAGAATTCCAGTGCCTCCTGCAGCTCTGGACCCGGGAGTCGAGCTGGCGCGTCAACGCCTACAACGAGTCCAGCGGCGCCTATGGCATCCCGCAGTCTCTGCCCGGGAGCAAGATGGCCAGCTCCGGCGACGACTGGCGCACCAATGCGGCGACGCAGATCAACTGGGGCCTGAGCTACATCGACAGCCGGTACGGCTCCCCCTGCGGCGCGTGGGCGCACTCCGAAGCGACCAACTGGTACTGA
- a CDS encoding methyltransferase domain-containing protein codes for MLPDLGRRATDLLELMDDPDCDPALLDATYARFETVNRLVSGWRGLYRSRIRPLLRPSRTTTILDIGFGGGDVAVAIADWARADHLRVQVVGIDPDERSVAFARRRYLDGPVAFRPAHSSDLVAAGEEADIVLSNHVLHHLDPAGLSSLLADSSRIARRLVLHSDLERNRLAYAVYGLATRAGRRRSFLHVDGLRSIRRSYRQGELQRVVPNDWIVERRFPMRLLLSQTVSSAADEPR; via the coding sequence ATGCTGCCCGACCTCGGCCGCCGTGCGACGGATCTCCTCGAACTGATGGACGACCCCGACTGCGATCCCGCTTTGCTGGACGCCACCTACGCCAGGTTCGAGACGGTGAACCGGCTCGTCTCGGGCTGGCGTGGCCTGTACCGGTCACGCATCCGTCCACTCCTCCGCCCGTCCCGGACCACGACGATCCTCGACATCGGCTTCGGTGGCGGCGATGTCGCCGTGGCCATCGCCGACTGGGCGAGGGCCGACCACCTCCGCGTGCAGGTGGTGGGGATCGATCCCGACGAGCGGTCCGTGGCCTTCGCCCGTCGCCGGTACCTCGATGGCCCCGTCGCCTTCCGTCCGGCGCACAGCAGCGACCTCGTCGCCGCTGGCGAGGAGGCCGACATCGTCCTGTCCAACCATGTGCTCCACCACCTCGATCCCGCGGGACTGTCGAGCCTGCTCGCGGACAGTTCACGGATCGCCAGACGACTCGTCCTGCACAGCGACCTCGAGCGCAACCGACTCGCGTACGCGGTCTACGGGCTCGCCACCCGTGCAGGACGACGGCGCTCCTTCCTCCACGTCGACGGGCTGCGCTCGATCCGTCGCAGCTATCGCCAGGGGGAGCTGCAGCGCGTCGTGCCGAACGACTGGATCGTCGAGCGTCGGTTCCCCATGCGACTCCTGCTCTCGCAGACCGTCTCGTCGGCAGCGGACGAGCCCCGATGA
- a CDS encoding aldo/keto reductase, with protein MTVPTITLNDGHTIPQLGFGVFLVDPQEAERIVSDALEVGYRHIDTAAIYKNEEGVGAAIAKSGIPRDELFITTKLWNDRHQKASAHAAIDESLEKLRLDHVDLYLTHWPTPAKDDYLEAWLALEEIKAAGKARSIGVSNHQVEHLEKLIAGSETVPAVNQIELHPAFAQRELRAFGAEHGIHIESWGPLGQGKYDLFGEQAVSAAAEAHGVTPAQVVIRWHLQNGLIVFPKSNSRERIAQNFDVFGFELSADEIASIDALDSGKRVGSHPDEVN; from the coding sequence ATGACAGTTCCCACCATCACCCTGAACGACGGCCACACCATCCCTCAGCTCGGCTTCGGCGTCTTCCTCGTCGACCCGCAGGAGGCTGAGCGCATCGTCTCGGACGCGCTCGAGGTCGGCTACCGCCACATCGACACCGCGGCCATCTACAAGAACGAGGAGGGAGTCGGCGCCGCCATCGCGAAGTCCGGCATCCCCCGCGACGAACTCTTCATCACCACGAAGCTCTGGAACGACCGTCACCAGAAGGCGTCCGCTCACGCCGCCATCGACGAGAGTCTCGAGAAGCTCCGGCTCGACCACGTCGACCTGTACCTGACCCACTGGCCGACCCCGGCCAAGGACGACTACCTCGAAGCGTGGCTCGCCCTCGAGGAGATCAAGGCGGCAGGCAAGGCGCGTTCGATCGGCGTGTCGAACCACCAGGTCGAGCACCTCGAGAAGCTGATCGCCGGTTCCGAGACGGTCCCTGCGGTCAACCAGATCGAACTCCACCCGGCGTTCGCCCAACGTGAGCTGCGCGCCTTCGGTGCCGAGCACGGCATCCACATCGAGTCCTGGGGCCCGCTCGGTCAGGGCAAGTACGACCTCTTCGGCGAGCAGGCCGTCTCCGCTGCAGCAGAGGCGCACGGCGTCACGCCGGCGCAGGTCGTCATCCGGTGGCACCTGCAGAACGGGCTCATCGTCTTCCCGAAGTCGAACTCGCGCGAGCGCATCGCCCAGAACTTCGACGTCTTCGGCTTCGAGCTCTCCGCCGACGAGATCGCGTCCATCGACGCCCTCGACTCGGGCAAGCGCGTCGGCAGCCACCCCGACGAGGTGAACTGA
- a CDS encoding glycoside hydrolase family 3 N-terminal domain-containing protein, with the protein MQLGRRGFLAVGASMAAGAVLGLSGCTGPGSSKPTNRPTSTTPAAADQRAAAELAAMTLEQRIASMLMLHAPGTDPGTLRAFVERYQPGGFIIMGDNVPGLAGLPAVTSALSPDPTMPLLIGIDQEGGDVRRIDEDVFAAADTLKSQAPAASEEAFRQRAAMLAGTGCSVNFGIVADETADPNSFIFDRALGTTPDASAERVAAAVRGERGAVLSTLKHFPGHGQAPGDSHSTVPTTAIGAADWAATDALPFVAGIEAGAEVVMFGHLVYSAVDAAPATLSAAWHERLRNDLGFTGITITDDMLMLQHTGLAEYRNPSENAIRAVAAGNTMLLFVLGADPSSTGVDPAVLVADIAAAVRSGRIPESTVADAAHRLLRVRLGLPSLRPMSR; encoded by the coding sequence GTGCAGCTGGGACGACGAGGGTTTCTCGCAGTCGGCGCCTCGATGGCGGCGGGTGCCGTCCTCGGCCTGTCCGGGTGCACGGGGCCCGGATCCTCGAAGCCGACGAACCGTCCCACGAGCACGACTCCGGCTGCAGCCGACCAGCGTGCGGCCGCCGAACTCGCAGCGATGACCCTGGAACAGCGGATCGCGTCCATGCTGATGCTCCACGCTCCAGGAACCGACCCGGGCACGCTCCGGGCGTTCGTCGAGCGGTATCAGCCGGGCGGCTTCATCATCATGGGCGACAACGTGCCGGGCCTCGCGGGGCTGCCTGCGGTGACGAGTGCCCTCAGCCCCGACCCGACCATGCCGCTGCTCATCGGCATCGACCAGGAGGGCGGCGATGTCCGGCGCATCGACGAGGACGTCTTCGCCGCTGCCGACACCCTGAAGTCGCAAGCGCCCGCTGCGAGCGAGGAGGCGTTCCGCCAGCGAGCGGCCATGCTCGCCGGTACGGGTTGCTCCGTCAACTTCGGCATCGTCGCGGACGAGACCGCCGATCCGAACTCCTTCATCTTCGACCGTGCCCTCGGGACGACGCCGGATGCCTCGGCGGAGCGGGTGGCCGCGGCCGTCCGTGGTGAGCGGGGCGCGGTGCTCAGCACGTTGAAGCACTTCCCCGGCCACGGGCAGGCGCCGGGGGACTCGCACTCGACGGTCCCGACGACGGCCATCGGTGCCGCGGACTGGGCTGCGACCGACGCCCTGCCGTTCGTCGCCGGTATCGAGGCCGGAGCCGAGGTCGTGATGTTCGGCCATCTGGTCTATTCGGCGGTCGACGCCGCGCCGGCGACGCTGTCGGCGGCGTGGCACGAGCGCCTCCGGAACGACCTCGGCTTCACCGGCATCACGATCACCGACGACATGCTCATGCTGCAGCACACCGGCCTGGCGGAGTACCGGAACCCCTCGGAGAACGCGATCCGCGCCGTGGCCGCCGGGAACACGATGCTGCTGTTCGTCCTCGGGGCTGACCCGTCGTCGACCGGTGTCGACCCGGCCGTACTCGTGGCCGACATCGCCGCCGCGGTCCGGTCCGGCAGGATTCCGGAGTCGACGGTCGCCGATGCGGCGCACCGACTGCTCCGCGTCCGGCTCGGCCTGCCGTCGCTCCGGCCGATGTCGCGCTGA
- a CDS encoding DHA2 family efflux MFS transporter permease subunit: MTTETVPNPTGSVPTTGKPSDDRLPPGSKLLIGLLLVSAFVVILNETIMSVALPRLMQDLDITASSAQWLTTGFMLTMAVVIPATGFLLERFSLRTMFITAMVLFSLGTLIAALSPGFGTLLLGRVVQASGTAIMMPLLMTTVLNVVPVSARGRTMGAISIVISVAPAVGPTVSGLILSVLDWRWMFWIVLPIAVASLVLGAVLVRNVTEPRRVRFDVLSLVLSAFAFGGLIFGLSSIGESAEGHALMPVWIPLTVGVLALLGFVLRQRALARDDRAFMDLRTFANRSFSVSIILVVIVMMALFGSLIILPIYLQTVLQVDTLTTGLMLLPGGLTMAALAPLVGSLFDRFGPRPLVIPGAFAVSAALWLLTMLGVGSAIVMIIAVHVLLSAGLAFMFTPLLTSALGSLRPELYPHGSAIVGTVQQLAGAAGTALFITMMSTTAAARAAAGSAAVDATAAGVQAAFMCGAVLSLLAIGASFLIRRTDQASAGMHVGH, translated from the coding sequence ATGACGACTGAAACCGTGCCGAATCCGACCGGTTCCGTCCCGACGACCGGGAAGCCCTCGGACGATCGCCTCCCACCCGGGTCCAAGCTCCTGATCGGGCTGCTCCTCGTGTCGGCGTTCGTCGTCATCCTCAACGAGACGATCATGAGCGTCGCCCTGCCGCGGCTCATGCAGGACCTCGACATCACGGCGAGTTCCGCACAGTGGCTGACCACCGGCTTCATGCTCACCATGGCCGTCGTGATCCCCGCGACCGGGTTCCTCCTCGAGCGGTTCTCCCTGCGGACGATGTTCATCACCGCGATGGTGCTGTTCAGCCTCGGTACGCTCATCGCCGCGCTGTCCCCGGGATTCGGCACGCTCCTGCTCGGTCGTGTCGTCCAGGCCAGCGGTACCGCCATCATGATGCCGCTGCTCATGACGACCGTGCTCAACGTCGTGCCGGTGTCGGCACGCGGCCGGACGATGGGGGCGATCTCGATCGTCATCTCGGTCGCGCCGGCCGTCGGGCCCACTGTCTCCGGCCTCATCCTCAGCGTGCTCGACTGGCGCTGGATGTTCTGGATCGTCCTCCCGATCGCCGTCGCCTCGCTGGTCCTCGGTGCCGTCCTCGTGCGGAACGTGACGGAGCCGCGTCGGGTCCGCTTCGACGTGCTGTCGCTTGTCCTCTCCGCGTTCGCGTTCGGTGGTCTCATCTTCGGGCTGAGCAGCATCGGCGAGTCTGCCGAGGGACACGCGCTCATGCCCGTCTGGATCCCCCTCACGGTCGGTGTCCTCGCCCTGCTGGGCTTCGTGCTCCGCCAGCGTGCGCTCGCCCGCGACGACCGGGCGTTCATGGACCTCCGCACCTTCGCGAACCGCTCGTTCTCCGTCTCGATCATCCTGGTGGTCATCGTCATGATGGCGTTGTTCGGCTCGCTGATCATCCTGCCGATCTACCTGCAGACCGTGCTCCAGGTCGACACCCTGACCACGGGCCTCATGTTGCTGCCAGGCGGCCTGACGATGGCCGCTCTCGCGCCGCTGGTCGGGTCGCTGTTCGACCGGTTCGGTCCGCGTCCACTCGTGATCCCCGGGGCCTTCGCCGTGAGTGCTGCGCTCTGGCTGTTGACGATGCTCGGCGTCGGCAGCGCCATCGTCATGATCATCGCCGTCCACGTGCTGCTGAGCGCCGGCCTCGCGTTCATGTTCACCCCGCTCCTCACCTCGGCGCTCGGTTCCCTGCGGCCCGAGCTCTACCCGCACGGCAGCGCCATCGTCGGCACGGTCCAGCAACTCGCCGGAGCGGCGGGGACGGCGTTGTTCATCACCATGATGTCGACCACGGCGGCGGCTCGTGCGGCGGCCGGGAGTGCCGCGGTCGACGCGACGGCGGCCGGTGTGCAGGCTGCGTTCATGTGCGGGGCCGTGCTCTCGCTGCTCGCGATCGGTGCGTCGTTCCTCATCCGGCGAACGGACCAGGCTTCCGCGGGCATGCACGTCGGTCACTGA